Proteins from one Nicotiana tabacum cultivar K326 chromosome 23, ASM71507v2, whole genome shotgun sequence genomic window:
- the LOC107803267 gene encoding L10-interacting MYB domain-containing protein: MDSEANEMQHKQERLRTRWTPSLDKVFADLVVEQIKLGNRPNNVFDKKTWNYIRDEFNRQTNLNFNNNQLRKHLDVLRTRYCNLKSASDQNDALDDSCYIGFDLWEDIGAQPKPESSKPKECPIYEQLCTIFADSGAVGKYAQSSHYEGLDKSAGLDSSFKETSNLAPVNPSSPTPLHSAATSQQTTTRNVACKKRKCSSDIVPASDQSCGDKEIIDSMAEAMREMIAASKLQTVVMPQVDGRFSIHKCVKALDEIEGIPDHLYYAALDLFDNPSLREMFVSLNSSSIRLTWLQGKCANLASFI, from the exons ATGGATTCTGAAGCTAATGAAATGCAACACAAGCAAGAACGCTTGAGAACAAGGTGGACACCCTCCCTGGACAAGGTCTTTGCTGACCTTGTTGTTGAGCAGATTAAGCTGGGGAACCGGCCGAACAATGTATTTGATAAGAAAACATGGAATTACATACGTGATGAATTCAATAGACAGACCAATCTTAATTTCAATAATAACCAGCTAAGAAAGCACCTTGATGTGTTGCGTACTCGTTACTGTAACCTTAAATCTGCTTCTGATCAAAATGATGCTTTGGACGATTCTTGCTACATTGGTTTTGACCTTTGGGAAGACATTGGG GCTCAGCCGAAGCCTGAATCAAGCAAACCCAAGGAGTGCCCTATCTATGAGCAGCTGTGCACAATATTTGCTGACTCGGGTGCCGTTGGGAAGTATGCCCAATCTAGTCACTATGAAGGGCTGGACAAATCTGCTGGGCTAGATAGCTCATTTAAAGAAACTAGCAACTTGGCTCCTGTAAATCCTTCATCGCCAACACCTTTACACAGCGCTGCTACTTCACAACAAACTACAACAAGGAATGTAGCTTGTAAAAAGAGGAAGTGTTCATCAGATATAGTTCCTGCTTCTGACCAGAGCTGTGGGGATAAAGAGATAATTGATTCTATGGCAGAAGCGATGCGGGAGATGATTGCTGCTTCAAAGTTGCAGACAGTTGTTATGCCGCAAGTTGATGGAAGATTTTCAATCCATAAATGTGTCAAAGCGTTGGATGAGATAGAAGGCATTCCAGACCATCTTTATTATGCAGCTTTGGATCTATTCGACAATCCCAGTCTAAGGGAGATGTTCGTTTCTCTTAACAGCAGCAGCATACGACTGACATGGTTGCAGGGAAAATGTGCTAATCTTGCTTCATTTATCTAG